The Candidatus Dadabacteria bacterium genomic sequence TCAACGATCCGTACGCCCACTGGTTTGTTACGGACGAGATAAGGGAGAAGGTCGACAGGGTAACAAAAATTCTTCCGGAATCGGTTGAAATTCTCCGTTACCGCTTCTGCATACTGGATGAAATCACAAGACGCGAGATTCAAACCGGCATGAAGCAGATTGTCATACTTGGCTGCGGGTTTGACATGCGTTCCCTGGTCTTCCAGGCCGAGGGAGTGCGTTTCTGCGATATTGATCAGCCAGCCGTTTTGGAGTTCAAACGCAAGGTTCTTGAAAACCACGGCGTTACGCCATGCGCAAGCATACCATGCAACTATCTTGAAGTTGACCTGCCGGAAGAACTCATCAAGGTGGGCTTTGACATCAACTCTCCGATACTTTTTCTTTGGGAGGGAAACAGCATGTATCTTCCCCTTGAGCTGATTCACAGCTTCTTTGGCAGCCTGTGTGCCAGAATTCCTTCGTTCAAAATCGCTTTTGACTACTATCCATTGAGCGTCATTAACAGGACCTACGAAAACCCTGAGGTTGTTAGGGCGACTGATATGTTCCAGAAAACTTTCAACGTGACTTGGGTGACCGGGTTTGATGACTTAAGCGTTTT encodes the following:
- a CDS encoding class I SAM-dependent methyltransferase, which produces MSDINEVGATAFAVACYREMERNREHRVFNDPYAHWFVTDEIREKVDRVTKILPESVEILRYRFCILDEITRREIQTGMKQIVILGCGFDMRSLVFQAEGVRFCDIDQPAVLEFKRKVLENHGVTPCASIPCNYLEVDLPEELIKVGFDINSPILFLWEGNSMYLPLELIHSFFGSLCARIPSFKIAFDYYPLSVINRTYENPEVVRATDMFQKTFNVTWVTGFDDLSVFEKSHGMKVEESKELLEVGKRVAPEAVDSVAALAGVYSYGILSYGDA